The following coding sequences are from one Mesorhizobium onobrychidis window:
- a CDS encoding S46 family peptidase: MVAWVSAIALLWTATAASANEGMWMPAQSAEVGAAMRADGLQIDPAQLSRLGAAPLNAIVSLGGCSASFVSPQGLVATNHHCVLESIQYNSKESQDYLTNGFLAKSLGEELPAAPGSRIYVIEDMRDVTADMLKGVSDKLNGFARYERLEANRKALIAACEEQPNRRCDVGSYYGGASYYLQQKLEIQDVRLVYAPGLGIGNFGGETDNWMWPRHTGDFGFYRAYVAPDGSSRPYARDNVPYRPKNWLRIASKGVQEGDFVMVAGFPGATNRFLTADEVRFNFAHYEPLSQRLLSDYAAQIKQATEGNREAQIRYASILQGVENYKKKLAGDLAGADAIGLDARKATEEEAFRAWVAEYPVRQTRFDAAIRDLDAMVGENSRASLARLRQALLNRAQLLSSARTLYRWTKEHEKPDEDRESGFQDRDRKEISDQLTQIERRYLPDIDRKLFEAALDEYRRLDAKDRDTVFESALGQIGLDRLYADTKLADTAMRLGWLDKPAAAFEASEDPFIKLAVALYPGDIAAKHAAKDRAGRSQAARAIYMHGQRAYRQAIGRPMYPDANGSLRITWGKVAGRTRDGQIWMPFTTADGLLAKETGKGEFDAPDAAIAAIRAKDYGPYAAPALGTLPVDFLSTADITNGNSGSATLNGRGEFVGLAFDGTLDGVISDWAYAADRNRSIHVDSRFMLWTMDKIDGASRLLKEMGVLPASRS, translated from the coding sequence ATGGTTGCTTGGGTAAGTGCCATCGCCTTGCTCTGGACGGCCACCGCTGCATCGGCGAACGAAGGCATGTGGATGCCGGCCCAGAGTGCGGAAGTCGGCGCGGCCATGCGCGCGGATGGGCTCCAGATCGATCCCGCGCAGCTGAGCCGTCTGGGCGCTGCCCCGCTTAACGCGATCGTTTCACTGGGCGGATGCTCCGCCTCATTCGTCAGTCCGCAAGGGCTGGTCGCCACCAACCATCACTGCGTGCTGGAATCCATCCAGTACAACAGCAAGGAGAGCCAAGACTATCTCACCAACGGGTTTCTGGCGAAGAGCCTGGGTGAAGAATTGCCTGCGGCGCCCGGCAGCCGCATCTATGTGATCGAGGATATGCGGGATGTGACCGCTGACATGCTCAAGGGCGTCTCGGACAAGCTGAACGGCTTTGCCCGCTATGAACGGCTCGAAGCGAACCGCAAGGCGCTGATCGCCGCGTGTGAAGAACAGCCCAATCGCCGCTGCGACGTAGGGTCCTATTATGGCGGCGCCTCCTACTATCTCCAGCAGAAGCTTGAAATTCAGGACGTGCGCCTCGTCTATGCGCCCGGGCTCGGCATAGGTAACTTCGGCGGCGAAACGGACAATTGGATGTGGCCGCGCCACACAGGCGACTTTGGCTTTTATCGCGCCTATGTCGCCCCTGATGGTTCATCCCGGCCTTATGCGCGCGACAACGTGCCCTACCGGCCGAAGAACTGGCTGCGCATCGCCTCTAAAGGCGTGCAAGAAGGCGATTTCGTGATGGTCGCCGGCTTTCCCGGAGCAACCAATCGATTCCTCACCGCCGATGAAGTCCGGTTCAACTTCGCGCACTACGAACCACTGTCCCAGCGTTTGCTCTCGGATTATGCGGCCCAGATCAAGCAAGCCACGGAAGGCAATCGCGAAGCGCAGATCCGCTACGCCTCCATCCTACAAGGCGTGGAAAACTACAAGAAGAAGCTGGCGGGCGATCTAGCCGGCGCCGACGCGATCGGCCTCGACGCGCGCAAGGCTACCGAGGAGGAAGCTTTTCGCGCCTGGGTCGCTGAGTATCCCGTGCGGCAGACGCGCTTTGACGCAGCAATCCGCGACCTGGACGCGATGGTGGGCGAGAATAGCCGGGCTTCGCTGGCGAGGCTGCGCCAGGCGTTGCTCAATCGCGCGCAACTACTGTCATCGGCACGCACTCTCTATCGCTGGACAAAGGAGCACGAGAAGCCCGATGAAGACCGTGAAAGCGGCTTTCAGGATCGTGACCGTAAAGAAATCTCGGATCAGCTGACGCAGATCGAACGCCGCTATTTGCCAGACATCGATCGAAAGCTTTTCGAGGCCGCACTCGACGAATATCGCCGGCTGGATGCAAAGGACCGCGATACTGTTTTCGAAAGCGCTTTGGGCCAAATTGGCCTTGACCGACTTTATGCAGACACCAAACTCGCAGACACGGCAATGCGGCTCGGCTGGCTTGACAAGCCCGCTGCTGCCTTCGAGGCGTCGGAGGACCCTTTCATCAAGTTGGCGGTCGCTCTCTATCCCGGCGACATAGCTGCGAAGCACGCTGCGAAGGACCGCGCTGGACGCAGCCAGGCGGCTCGCGCCATCTATATGCACGGCCAGCGTGCCTACCGCCAGGCAATCGGCCGGCCGATGTATCCCGACGCGAATGGCTCGCTGCGCATCACCTGGGGCAAGGTGGCGGGGCGAACACGCGACGGGCAGATCTGGATGCCCTTTACCACGGCCGATGGACTTCTGGCCAAAGAAACGGGCAAGGGTGAGTTCGACGCTCCAGATGCGGCTATCGCAGCGATCCGAGCCAAGGATTATGGCCCCTATGCCGCGCCGGCGCTGGGCACGTTACCGGTCGACTTCCTGTCCACCGCCGACATCACCAACGGCAATAGCGGCTCGGCCACGCTGAACGGACGCGGCGAGTTCGTCGGCCTCGCCTTCGATGGCACGCTTGATGGAGTGATCTCCGATTGGGCATATGCCGCAGACCGCAATCGCAGCATCCATGTCGACAGTCGCTTCATGCTCTGGACCATGGACAAGATTGACGGCGCTAGCCGGTTGCTCAAGGAGATGGGAGTGCTGCCGGCGTCGCGCTCCTGA
- a CDS encoding type III secretion protein, whose translation MDDIPSHGHNGIGSSVAMMAPDGNNKVAVAVVMGAACCNQTAPLCAIVHAPHMAADERSMTSIASVSMKEITEEGDEIPVKTGHTWNELRRGSRDPRSTVVMDAWANGPAVRLKDSAWSGEPAEQGPWSMDKSTAEFLKSRLEGLIPFVHPDTNEYTANNLRRRQNAPVSWEKYAEVQVISPEFADSVRNALSRVPEDQQREIASRMIQEAYGMDPSSCTHQDAVESVLVAANQLDSLPRPPVEPPEY comes from the coding sequence GTGGACGACATTCCCTCGCACGGCCACAACGGCATCGGATCGTCGGTTGCAATGATGGCACCAGACGGCAACAACAAGGTTGCAGTGGCAGTAGTCATGGGAGCAGCGTGCTGCAATCAGACCGCTCCCCTTTGCGCTATCGTCCACGCCCCACACATGGCGGCCGACGAGCGGAGTATGACCTCTATTGCTTCCGTGTCAATGAAAGAGATAACCGAGGAAGGTGATGAGATCCCAGTCAAGACGGGTCACACCTGGAACGAACTGCGGCGCGGAAGCCGCGACCCGAGGTCGACCGTGGTCATGGATGCCTGGGCCAACGGTCCCGCTGTTCGGTTGAAAGACAGCGCATGGAGCGGAGAGCCGGCCGAGCAAGGTCCTTGGTCGATGGACAAAAGCACCGCCGAATTCCTGAAAAGCCGTCTTGAGGGGTTGATTCCGTTCGTGCATCCGGACACAAATGAATACACTGCCAACAATTTGCGCCGGAGGCAAAACGCACCCGTATCGTGGGAAAAATATGCAGAAGTACAAGTGATCTCACCCGAGTTCGCCGATAGTGTGCGCAACGCATTGTCCCGTGTTCCTGAAGACCAACAAAGGGAAATCGCATCACGGATGATTCAGGAAGCTTACGGAATGGATCCTTCCTCGTGCACGCACCAAGACGCAGTGGAATCAGTTCTAGTGGCCGCCAACCAACTGGACTCGCTGCCCCGGCCTCCTGTCGAGCCGCCGGAATACTGA